The Amycolatopsis sp. DG1A-15b genome contains the following window.
GCGGTGGTCGCGGCCCTGGACACGGACCCGGAGCTGCTGCGCTGGCTGATCGACCGGAGGGTGTTCCTCTGCGGCCCCACGGGTTTCGGGGTGCTGGCCTCGGCGGCGTTGTTCGCGGCGAGTGACCGGACACTGGAGGCGGACGTGGAGCAGGTCCGAGCCGGAGCGGCGGCGGCCCACCGCGCGGCGGGCGGCGCGGTGGAGGCGCTGAACCTGTCGAGCACCCACCTGCAGCGGTTCCTGTCGGCCCGCCGGCGGGAGCTGGAGGCACTCGAGACGTTCCGGGCCACGGTGGCACCGCTCACCGACGCATCGGGCAGCCCGGCGGCCGTGCCGACGGTCCGGAAGGGGGACGAGCTCGCAGCCAGTTGAGCGTCCAGGGTCTTCGAGGGTGAGCCAGGCGCAGGAAGCGGGCAGCCGGCCGCTCGGTGACGCCCGCGCTCGTATGGGCGCGTGCTGGCGTGCCGGTGGGCGGCCGCGCGGAGCGTGGTTGAACCGCGTCTGACCAGCGGTGACCGCGCGCCTGGCCGGGTCTCCACCTGCTGGCGGGTCCCGCGGCAAGCGCTTTCGCGCGGCGCCCGGCGCGAGCGACCCTCCGACCGCAGGTTGTCCCCGGCGCCCCTCGCGGAGGACCCTGGCAGAGCGGGCCGCCCGGCTCGCTCCACCGCCGCTACCCGGCGCCACCGGATCATGCCCCCGGGTGGCTGTCGGCCCACGTCGGCGGCGGTGCTGGCAAGATCTTCACAACCACGAGATACGGTGTTGCCCTGTGACCGCGATTCGCGATCGCCAGAGCGATCCAGATGCCGACGACGTCCCCGTTGCGTGGGATGAGCGTCCTGTCGTCGGTTCGAGGCGCGGACTGCCCTGGTGGGCGGCGGTCCTGGTCGGCCTCGTCCTGGCGGTCGTGGGCGCCCTCCTGGGCAAGCCGAGCCAGACGAACATCCCGGTGATCTTCATCGTCTGCTACATCGCCGGGGCCGTGATCGCGGTCTGCGCGGTGCGGCGGCGGGGCCTGTTCGGGCCGATGGTGATGCCGCCGCTCGTGCTGGCCGTCACCGTGCCCAGTGTGATCCTGCTGACCTCGGGGTCGACGGCGGGGGCCCAGGGCGACGACATGCTGTCGAAAGCCCTGAACATCGGCACGCCGCTGATCAACAGCTTCCCCATGATGGCGATCACCACCGGCATCACGCTGCTGATCGGCTTCGTCCGGATCTTCCGCGAGCGCGACCCGGACGCCCCGAAGAAGGCCAAGAAGCCCGACCGCCGGGCCGACGAGGACGACGAGAAGCCCGCCCCGCGCGCCGCGGCCGGTGGGCGTCCGCGGCCGGCCGGCTCGAACCGGACCGGGCAGACCCCGGTCCCGCCCGGCGCTCGGCGTGGCCGGGAAGGCGAACCGCCTCGACGTCCGCGGCCGCCCGCCGACGGCGAACGCCGAACCCCTCGCGCTCCCGCCGAACGCGACCCGGGCGCCCGCGGCACGCGCAAGCCGCCGCCGGCCAACCGGCGCACGCCCCGTCCGGAAGAGGGCGACCCGCGCCGGCGCGAGCCACGCGGTGACGCTCCGCGACGGCGTCCGCGTCCGCCCGAGGACGGCCGCGACACCCCGCCGCCCCGCCGCCCGTCCGGCGGGCGGAACGCTCCGCCGCGCCGGAACCGGCCCTGGGACGACGAAGAACGCTGACGAACGGCGGTCACCTCTCGCGAGGTGACCGCCGTTTCGCATGCGAGA
Protein-coding sequences here:
- a CDS encoding DUF6542 domain-containing protein — protein: MTAIRDRQSDPDADDVPVAWDERPVVGSRRGLPWWAAVLVGLVLAVVGALLGKPSQTNIPVIFIVCYIAGAVIAVCAVRRRGLFGPMVMPPLVLAVTVPSVILLTSGSTAGAQGDDMLSKALNIGTPLINSFPMMAITTGITLLIGFVRIFRERDPDAPKKAKKPDRRADEDDEKPAPRAAAGGRPRPAGSNRTGQTPVPPGARRGREGEPPRRPRPPADGERRTPRAPAERDPGARGTRKPPPANRRTPRPEEGDPRRREPRGDAPRRRPRPPEDGRDTPPPRRPSGGRNAPPRRNRPWDDEER